In a genomic window of Cyclopterus lumpus isolate fCycLum1 chromosome 13, fCycLum1.pri, whole genome shotgun sequence:
- the LOC117741290 gene encoding claudin-4-like, with the protein MASMGLQMAGCAMGLLGWIGVLIVCGTPMWRVTAFIGSNIVTSQVVWEGIWMSCVAQSTGQLQCKVYDSMLALSSDLQAARALVVVSIVTGIAGIFIAFVGGKCTNFIPEERAKARASVAAGVLLIISGLLCLIAVSWTAGIIIRNFYNPLLVDGQKRELGASLYIGWGAGALLLLGGALLCASCPPKEDKKPSVKNLLNNSEGNGNEESIYSFTPNKTYI; encoded by the coding sequence ATGGCTTCCATGGGGTTGCAGATGGCGGGCTGCGCCATGGGCCTGCTGGGCTGGATCGGGGTGCTCATCGTCTGCGGCACGCCCATGTGGCGGGTGACGGCCTTCATCGGCAGCAACATAGTGACATCCCAGGTCGTGTGGGAGGGCATTTGGATGAGCTGCGTGGCCCAGAGCACGGGCCAGCTGCAGTGTAAGGTGTACGACTCCATGCTGGCTCTGAGCAGCGACCTGCAGGCGGCCCGGGCCCTGGTGGTGGTTTCCATCGTCACCGGCATCGCGGGCATCTTCATAGCGTTCGTCGGCGGGAAGTGCACCAACTTTATTCCAGAGGAGAGGGCCAAGGCGAGGGCCTCGGTGGCAGCAGGCGTGTTGCTGATCATCAGCGGGCTCCTCTGCCTTATCGCCGTTTCGTGGACTGCCGGCATTATCATAAGGAACTTTTACAACCCCCTGCTGGTGGATGGCCAGAAAAGAGAGTTGGGGGCCTCTCTGTACATCGGCTGGGGGGCCGGGGCGCTGCTGCTCTTGGGAGGAGCGCTTCTGTGTGCCAGCTGTCCCCCCAAGGAAGACAAAAAACCTTCGGTGAAGAACCTCCTGAACAATTCTGAAGGAAACGGCAATGAGGAATCAATATACTCGTTTACGCCGAACAAGACGTATATCTGA